A single Venturia canescens isolate UGA chromosome 1, ASM1945775v1, whole genome shotgun sequence DNA region contains:
- the LOC122407969 gene encoding FK506-binding protein 5-like isoform X5, with product MAPQPKAASPPPARKQSKITIIPSQPKNERVEKSEKVEKSGKSGSSAPGKTGENGRTVSTSQRPQQLERQMRVEKSRSRGENIPLSKSESTTGAPTLSKSSSRAAIPPPPPPRPPPPPPGRTILKDLPALTETQQKTLEMLKSRPRKRPDWACMMKEVESGKRLKHVQCNDRSAPLIERVNKVTADSAGKAHFVFESEKSNMHNQLLKQIQSGVKLKSVKTNDRSRPVLEGLRKFRRQLTIEEQMQKAEKASVDEVVPDELDDIDAVRDDLQSTKQMLALELRNKEALERDNKRLQARILNLEVEVERAKSQQNVQEHKQQDEKLAESLKREAEQARKDAERLEKDFARVADERDEAKNELEELKRMYAALERRMKAEYWESVDVGEPIILFPDENVDASWYDVSGMALAGCPSAKDVARIASQKSLDKADKSQTGPQGQDEEEEEEEEESTEDEDEEEDSEAAAEKRLVREFKLLKTKIKNFKDKAVNAKKERHALREQIKQQNKLLKEEKKKFKHLQKEVDKMAKLMGDTDDDEEEEHEENEQEEEDDDEETESEEESETDESELDDVWDSDDEDDPPEKRRVKLQGTVKKHEGRLAALKKGNYLLKAQVDRLKDDLIKQREESISLQEDLDSVLAELG from the exons ATGGCCCCTCAACCGAAAGCAGCTTCGCCACCTCCGGCAAGGAAACAGAgtaaaataacgataattccTTCGCAACCGAAGAACGAGAGGGtggaaaagagtgaaaaagtcgaaaaaagtgGCAAATCCGGAAGTTCTGCGCCAGGAAAAACTGGAGAAAATGGACGGACCGTTTCGACCTCTCAAAGACCTCAACAACTCGAGCGTCAAATGCGAGTAGAAAAGTCACGGTCAAGGGGTGAGAACATACCGCTCTCAAAGAGCGAAAGTACAACAG GTGCACCGACGCTCTCGAAGAGCTCCTCGAGGGCTGCAATACCGCCTCCGCCACCGCCGAGGCCACCTCCACCACCACCCGGTAGAACAATCCTCAAGGATCTACCTGCACTCACCGAAACACAACAAAAAACCCTCGAGATGCTCAAATCGAGACCGAGGAAACGTCCTGATTGGGCGTGCATGATGAAGGAAGTCGAGAGTGGAAAAAGGCTCAAACATGTACAGTGCAACGACAGAAGTGCTCCACTTATCGAGAGAGTCAACAAAGTCACCGCCGATTCGGCAG GCAAAGCCCACTTCGTCTTCGAGTCGGAAAAGTCGAATATGCACAATCAGCTGCTGAAACAAATTCAGTCGGGCGTGAAGTTGAAGTCGGTGAAAACAAACGATCGTTCGAGACCGGTGCTCGAGGGTTTGAGGAAATTCAGACGACAATTGACGATTGAGGAACAGATGCAAAAAGCGGAAAAAGCCTCGGTCGATGAGGTCGTACCGGACGAGTTGGATGACATTGACGCCGTGCGCGACGACCTTCAAAGTACCAAACAAATGCTCGCTCTTGAGCTGAGGAACAAGGAGGCGCTTGAGAGAGACAACAAGAGATTACAG GCACGAATTCTCAACCTCGAGGTCGAAGTTGAAAGAGCAAAGTCGCAGcagaacgttcaggaacacaAACAACAGGACGAAAAGTTGGCTGAGTCGTTGAAAAGAGAGGCCGAACAGGCGAGGAAAGACGCTGAGAGATTGGAAAAAGATTTCGCGCGTGTTGCCGACGAGAGGGACGAGGCGAAAAACGAGCTCGAGGAATTGAAGAGGATGTACGCTGCTCTCGAAAGGCGCATGAAGGCCG AATATTGGGAGAGCGTAGACGTCGGAGAGCCGATAATACTGTTTCCGGATGAGAACGTCGACGCATCGTGGTACGATGTTTCAGGAATGGCGCTTGCCGGGTGTCCCAGTGCTAAGGACGTCGCGAGAATCGCATCGCAAAAGAGTTTAGACAAGGCTGACAAAAGCCAAACTGGTCCGCAAGGTCAGgacgaggaagaggaggaggaggaagaagaaagtaccgaggacgaggacgaagaggaGGACTCCGAAGCCGCTGCTGAAAAACGCCTCGTTCGggaattcaaattgctcaaaacaaaaataaaaaatttcaa GGACAAGGCTGTCAATGCAAAGAAGGAAAGACACGCCTTGAGGGAgcaaataaaacaacaaaataagttgttgaaggaggaaaaaaagaagttcAAACACTTGCAAAAGGAGGTCGATAAAATGGCGAAACTCATGGGAGACactgacgacgacgaggaggaagaacacgaagaaaacgaacaggaagaggaagatgacgacgaagaaacAGAATCGGAGGAAGAGTCCGAAACCGACGAATCCGAACTCGATGACGTATGGGattccgacgacgaagacgatccGCCAGAGAAACGTCGTGTCAAATTACAG
- the LOC122407969 gene encoding glutamic acid-rich protein-like isoform X3, translating into MTSFLYIRIERKILRDRLSQQLSSVPKPVESMAPQPKAASPPPARKQSKITIIPSQPKNERVEKSEKVEKSGKSGSSAPGKTGENGRTVSTSQRPQQLERQMRVEKSRSRGENIPLSKSESTTGAPTLSKSSSRAAIPPPPPPRPPPPPPGRTILKDLPALTETQQKTLEMLKSRPRKRPDWACMMKEVESGKRLKHVQCNDRSAPLIERVNKVTADSAGKAHFVFESEKSNMHNQLLKQIQSGVKLKSVKTNDRSRPVLEGLRKFRRQLTIEEQMQKAEKASVDEVVPDELDDIDAVRDDLQSTKQMLALELRNKEALERDNKRLQARILNLEVEVERAKSQQNVQEHKQQDEKLAESLKREAEQARKDAERLEKDFARVADERDEAKNELEELKRMYAALERRMKAEYWESVDVGEPIILFPDENVDASWYDVSGMALAGCPSAKDVARIASQKSLDKADKSQTGPQGQDEEEEEEEEESTEDEDEEEDSEAAAEKRLVREFKLLKTKIKNFKDKAVNAKKERHALREQIKQQNKLLKEEKKKFKHLQKEVDKMAKLMGDTDDDEEEEHEENEQEEEDDDEETESEEESETDESELDDVWDSDDEDDPPEKRRVKLQGTVKKHEGRLAALKKGNYLLKAQVDRLKDDLIKQREESISLQEDLDSVLAELG; encoded by the exons ATGACAAgttttttgtacatcagaatcgaaagaaaaatactacGAGATCGACTAAGCCAGCAGCTTTCg AGTGTGCCAAAACCGGTGGAATCGATGGCCCCTCAACCGAAAGCAGCTTCGCCACCTCCGGCAAGGAAACAGAgtaaaataacgataattccTTCGCAACCGAAGAACGAGAGGGtggaaaagagtgaaaaagtcgaaaaaagtgGCAAATCCGGAAGTTCTGCGCCAGGAAAAACTGGAGAAAATGGACGGACCGTTTCGACCTCTCAAAGACCTCAACAACTCGAGCGTCAAATGCGAGTAGAAAAGTCACGGTCAAGGGGTGAGAACATACCGCTCTCAAAGAGCGAAAGTACAACAG GTGCACCGACGCTCTCGAAGAGCTCCTCGAGGGCTGCAATACCGCCTCCGCCACCGCCGAGGCCACCTCCACCACCACCCGGTAGAACAATCCTCAAGGATCTACCTGCACTCACCGAAACACAACAAAAAACCCTCGAGATGCTCAAATCGAGACCGAGGAAACGTCCTGATTGGGCGTGCATGATGAAGGAAGTCGAGAGTGGAAAAAGGCTCAAACATGTACAGTGCAACGACAGAAGTGCTCCACTTATCGAGAGAGTCAACAAAGTCACCGCCGATTCGGCAG GCAAAGCCCACTTCGTCTTCGAGTCGGAAAAGTCGAATATGCACAATCAGCTGCTGAAACAAATTCAGTCGGGCGTGAAGTTGAAGTCGGTGAAAACAAACGATCGTTCGAGACCGGTGCTCGAGGGTTTGAGGAAATTCAGACGACAATTGACGATTGAGGAACAGATGCAAAAAGCGGAAAAAGCCTCGGTCGATGAGGTCGTACCGGACGAGTTGGATGACATTGACGCCGTGCGCGACGACCTTCAAAGTACCAAACAAATGCTCGCTCTTGAGCTGAGGAACAAGGAGGCGCTTGAGAGAGACAACAAGAGATTACAG GCACGAATTCTCAACCTCGAGGTCGAAGTTGAAAGAGCAAAGTCGCAGcagaacgttcaggaacacaAACAACAGGACGAAAAGTTGGCTGAGTCGTTGAAAAGAGAGGCCGAACAGGCGAGGAAAGACGCTGAGAGATTGGAAAAAGATTTCGCGCGTGTTGCCGACGAGAGGGACGAGGCGAAAAACGAGCTCGAGGAATTGAAGAGGATGTACGCTGCTCTCGAAAGGCGCATGAAGGCCG AATATTGGGAGAGCGTAGACGTCGGAGAGCCGATAATACTGTTTCCGGATGAGAACGTCGACGCATCGTGGTACGATGTTTCAGGAATGGCGCTTGCCGGGTGTCCCAGTGCTAAGGACGTCGCGAGAATCGCATCGCAAAAGAGTTTAGACAAGGCTGACAAAAGCCAAACTGGTCCGCAAGGTCAGgacgaggaagaggaggaggaggaagaagaaagtaccgaggacgaggacgaagaggaGGACTCCGAAGCCGCTGCTGAAAAACGCCTCGTTCGggaattcaaattgctcaaaacaaaaataaaaaatttcaa GGACAAGGCTGTCAATGCAAAGAAGGAAAGACACGCCTTGAGGGAgcaaataaaacaacaaaataagttgttgaaggaggaaaaaaagaagttcAAACACTTGCAAAAGGAGGTCGATAAAATGGCGAAACTCATGGGAGACactgacgacgacgaggaggaagaacacgaagaaaacgaacaggaagaggaagatgacgacgaagaaacAGAATCGGAGGAAGAGTCCGAAACCGACGAATCCGAACTCGATGACGTATGGGattccgacgacgaagacgatccGCCAGAGAAACGTCGTGTCAAATTACAG
- the LOC122407969 gene encoding glutamic acid-rich protein-like isoform X2 codes for MPGAGGQQPQRTTFRPPWVKDGPNPLPMPAAPWTLNSRRESKTTTEEPPAFTKVTLKSVPKPVESMAPQPKAASPPPARKQSKITIIPSQPKNERVEKSEKVEKSGKSGSSAPGKTGENGRTVSTSQRPQQLERQMRVEKSRSRGENIPLSKSESTTGAPTLSKSSSRAAIPPPPPPRPPPPPPGRTILKDLPALTETQQKTLEMLKSRPRKRPDWACMMKEVESGKRLKHVQCNDRSAPLIERVNKVTADSAGKAHFVFESEKSNMHNQLLKQIQSGVKLKSVKTNDRSRPVLEGLRKFRRQLTIEEQMQKAEKASVDEVVPDELDDIDAVRDDLQSTKQMLALELRNKEALERDNKRLQARILNLEVEVERAKSQQNVQEHKQQDEKLAESLKREAEQARKDAERLEKDFARVADERDEAKNELEELKRMYAALERRMKAGMALAGCPSAKDVARIASQKSLDKADKSQTGPQGQDEEEEEEEEESTEDEDEEEDSEAAAEKRLVREFKLLKTKIKNFKDKAVNAKKERHALREQIKQQNKLLKEEKKKFKHLQKEVDKMAKLMGDTDDDEEEEHEENEQEEEDDDEETESEEESETDESELDDVWDSDDEDDPPEKRRVKLQGTVKKHEGRLAALKKGNYLLKAQVDRLKDDLIKQREESISLQEDLDSVLAELG; via the exons ATGCCGGGTGCAGGAGGTCAGCAACCTCAGAGGACGACTTTCAGACCTCCCTGGGTCAAGGATGGTCCAAATCCGTTACCCATGCCTGCTGCCCCATGGACCCTCAATTCCAGACGAGAATCAAAAACAACTACCGAAGAACCACCAGCTTTCACTAAAGTCACACTCAAG AGTGTGCCAAAACCGGTGGAATCGATGGCCCCTCAACCGAAAGCAGCTTCGCCACCTCCGGCAAGGAAACAGAgtaaaataacgataattccTTCGCAACCGAAGAACGAGAGGGtggaaaagagtgaaaaagtcgaaaaaagtgGCAAATCCGGAAGTTCTGCGCCAGGAAAAACTGGAGAAAATGGACGGACCGTTTCGACCTCTCAAAGACCTCAACAACTCGAGCGTCAAATGCGAGTAGAAAAGTCACGGTCAAGGGGTGAGAACATACCGCTCTCAAAGAGCGAAAGTACAACAG GTGCACCGACGCTCTCGAAGAGCTCCTCGAGGGCTGCAATACCGCCTCCGCCACCGCCGAGGCCACCTCCACCACCACCCGGTAGAACAATCCTCAAGGATCTACCTGCACTCACCGAAACACAACAAAAAACCCTCGAGATGCTCAAATCGAGACCGAGGAAACGTCCTGATTGGGCGTGCATGATGAAGGAAGTCGAGAGTGGAAAAAGGCTCAAACATGTACAGTGCAACGACAGAAGTGCTCCACTTATCGAGAGAGTCAACAAAGTCACCGCCGATTCGGCAG GCAAAGCCCACTTCGTCTTCGAGTCGGAAAAGTCGAATATGCACAATCAGCTGCTGAAACAAATTCAGTCGGGCGTGAAGTTGAAGTCGGTGAAAACAAACGATCGTTCGAGACCGGTGCTCGAGGGTTTGAGGAAATTCAGACGACAATTGACGATTGAGGAACAGATGCAAAAAGCGGAAAAAGCCTCGGTCGATGAGGTCGTACCGGACGAGTTGGATGACATTGACGCCGTGCGCGACGACCTTCAAAGTACCAAACAAATGCTCGCTCTTGAGCTGAGGAACAAGGAGGCGCTTGAGAGAGACAACAAGAGATTACAG GCACGAATTCTCAACCTCGAGGTCGAAGTTGAAAGAGCAAAGTCGCAGcagaacgttcaggaacacaAACAACAGGACGAAAAGTTGGCTGAGTCGTTGAAAAGAGAGGCCGAACAGGCGAGGAAAGACGCTGAGAGATTGGAAAAAGATTTCGCGCGTGTTGCCGACGAGAGGGACGAGGCGAAAAACGAGCTCGAGGAATTGAAGAGGATGTACGCTGCTCTCGAAAGGCGCATGAAGGCCG GAATGGCGCTTGCCGGGTGTCCCAGTGCTAAGGACGTCGCGAGAATCGCATCGCAAAAGAGTTTAGACAAGGCTGACAAAAGCCAAACTGGTCCGCAAGGTCAGgacgaggaagaggaggaggaggaagaagaaagtaccgaggacgaggacgaagaggaGGACTCCGAAGCCGCTGCTGAAAAACGCCTCGTTCGggaattcaaattgctcaaaacaaaaataaaaaatttcaa GGACAAGGCTGTCAATGCAAAGAAGGAAAGACACGCCTTGAGGGAgcaaataaaacaacaaaataagttgttgaaggaggaaaaaaagaagttcAAACACTTGCAAAAGGAGGTCGATAAAATGGCGAAACTCATGGGAGACactgacgacgacgaggaggaagaacacgaagaaaacgaacaggaagaggaagatgacgacgaagaaacAGAATCGGAGGAAGAGTCCGAAACCGACGAATCCGAACTCGATGACGTATGGGattccgacgacgaagacgatccGCCAGAGAAACGTCGTGTCAAATTACAG
- the LOC122407969 gene encoding glutamic acid-rich protein-like isoform X4, with protein sequence MKRAHAINFDSRKSVPKPVESMAPQPKAASPPPARKQSKITIIPSQPKNERVEKSEKVEKSGKSGSSAPGKTGENGRTVSTSQRPQQLERQMRVEKSRSRGENIPLSKSESTTGAPTLSKSSSRAAIPPPPPPRPPPPPPGRTILKDLPALTETQQKTLEMLKSRPRKRPDWACMMKEVESGKRLKHVQCNDRSAPLIERVNKVTADSAGKAHFVFESEKSNMHNQLLKQIQSGVKLKSVKTNDRSRPVLEGLRKFRRQLTIEEQMQKAEKASVDEVVPDELDDIDAVRDDLQSTKQMLALELRNKEALERDNKRLQARILNLEVEVERAKSQQNVQEHKQQDEKLAESLKREAEQARKDAERLEKDFARVADERDEAKNELEELKRMYAALERRMKAEYWESVDVGEPIILFPDENVDASWYDVSGMALAGCPSAKDVARIASQKSLDKADKSQTGPQGQDEEEEEEEEESTEDEDEEEDSEAAAEKRLVREFKLLKTKIKNFKDKAVNAKKERHALREQIKQQNKLLKEEKKKFKHLQKEVDKMAKLMGDTDDDEEEEHEENEQEEEDDDEETESEEESETDESELDDVWDSDDEDDPPEKRRVKLQGTVKKHEGRLAALKKGNYLLKAQVDRLKDDLIKQREESISLQEDLDSVLAELG encoded by the exons aTGAAACGAGCTCATGCCATAAACTTTGATTCTCGGAAG AGTGTGCCAAAACCGGTGGAATCGATGGCCCCTCAACCGAAAGCAGCTTCGCCACCTCCGGCAAGGAAACAGAgtaaaataacgataattccTTCGCAACCGAAGAACGAGAGGGtggaaaagagtgaaaaagtcgaaaaaagtgGCAAATCCGGAAGTTCTGCGCCAGGAAAAACTGGAGAAAATGGACGGACCGTTTCGACCTCTCAAAGACCTCAACAACTCGAGCGTCAAATGCGAGTAGAAAAGTCACGGTCAAGGGGTGAGAACATACCGCTCTCAAAGAGCGAAAGTACAACAG GTGCACCGACGCTCTCGAAGAGCTCCTCGAGGGCTGCAATACCGCCTCCGCCACCGCCGAGGCCACCTCCACCACCACCCGGTAGAACAATCCTCAAGGATCTACCTGCACTCACCGAAACACAACAAAAAACCCTCGAGATGCTCAAATCGAGACCGAGGAAACGTCCTGATTGGGCGTGCATGATGAAGGAAGTCGAGAGTGGAAAAAGGCTCAAACATGTACAGTGCAACGACAGAAGTGCTCCACTTATCGAGAGAGTCAACAAAGTCACCGCCGATTCGGCAG GCAAAGCCCACTTCGTCTTCGAGTCGGAAAAGTCGAATATGCACAATCAGCTGCTGAAACAAATTCAGTCGGGCGTGAAGTTGAAGTCGGTGAAAACAAACGATCGTTCGAGACCGGTGCTCGAGGGTTTGAGGAAATTCAGACGACAATTGACGATTGAGGAACAGATGCAAAAAGCGGAAAAAGCCTCGGTCGATGAGGTCGTACCGGACGAGTTGGATGACATTGACGCCGTGCGCGACGACCTTCAAAGTACCAAACAAATGCTCGCTCTTGAGCTGAGGAACAAGGAGGCGCTTGAGAGAGACAACAAGAGATTACAG GCACGAATTCTCAACCTCGAGGTCGAAGTTGAAAGAGCAAAGTCGCAGcagaacgttcaggaacacaAACAACAGGACGAAAAGTTGGCTGAGTCGTTGAAAAGAGAGGCCGAACAGGCGAGGAAAGACGCTGAGAGATTGGAAAAAGATTTCGCGCGTGTTGCCGACGAGAGGGACGAGGCGAAAAACGAGCTCGAGGAATTGAAGAGGATGTACGCTGCTCTCGAAAGGCGCATGAAGGCCG AATATTGGGAGAGCGTAGACGTCGGAGAGCCGATAATACTGTTTCCGGATGAGAACGTCGACGCATCGTGGTACGATGTTTCAGGAATGGCGCTTGCCGGGTGTCCCAGTGCTAAGGACGTCGCGAGAATCGCATCGCAAAAGAGTTTAGACAAGGCTGACAAAAGCCAAACTGGTCCGCAAGGTCAGgacgaggaagaggaggaggaggaagaagaaagtaccgaggacgaggacgaagaggaGGACTCCGAAGCCGCTGCTGAAAAACGCCTCGTTCGggaattcaaattgctcaaaacaaaaataaaaaatttcaa GGACAAGGCTGTCAATGCAAAGAAGGAAAGACACGCCTTGAGGGAgcaaataaaacaacaaaataagttgttgaaggaggaaaaaaagaagttcAAACACTTGCAAAAGGAGGTCGATAAAATGGCGAAACTCATGGGAGACactgacgacgacgaggaggaagaacacgaagaaaacgaacaggaagaggaagatgacgacgaagaaacAGAATCGGAGGAAGAGTCCGAAACCGACGAATCCGAACTCGATGACGTATGGGattccgacgacgaagacgatccGCCAGAGAAACGTCGTGTCAAATTACAG
- the LOC122407969 gene encoding glutamic acid-rich protein-like isoform X1, with amino-acid sequence MPGAGGQQPQRTTFRPPWVKDGPNPLPMPAAPWTLNSRRESKTTTEEPPAFTKVTLKSVPKPVESMAPQPKAASPPPARKQSKITIIPSQPKNERVEKSEKVEKSGKSGSSAPGKTGENGRTVSTSQRPQQLERQMRVEKSRSRGENIPLSKSESTTGAPTLSKSSSRAAIPPPPPPRPPPPPPGRTILKDLPALTETQQKTLEMLKSRPRKRPDWACMMKEVESGKRLKHVQCNDRSAPLIERVNKVTADSAGKAHFVFESEKSNMHNQLLKQIQSGVKLKSVKTNDRSRPVLEGLRKFRRQLTIEEQMQKAEKASVDEVVPDELDDIDAVRDDLQSTKQMLALELRNKEALERDNKRLQARILNLEVEVERAKSQQNVQEHKQQDEKLAESLKREAEQARKDAERLEKDFARVADERDEAKNELEELKRMYAALERRMKAEYWESVDVGEPIILFPDENVDASWYDVSGMALAGCPSAKDVARIASQKSLDKADKSQTGPQGQDEEEEEEEEESTEDEDEEEDSEAAAEKRLVREFKLLKTKIKNFKDKAVNAKKERHALREQIKQQNKLLKEEKKKFKHLQKEVDKMAKLMGDTDDDEEEEHEENEQEEEDDDEETESEEESETDESELDDVWDSDDEDDPPEKRRVKLQGTVKKHEGRLAALKKGNYLLKAQVDRLKDDLIKQREESISLQEDLDSVLAELG; translated from the exons ATGCCGGGTGCAGGAGGTCAGCAACCTCAGAGGACGACTTTCAGACCTCCCTGGGTCAAGGATGGTCCAAATCCGTTACCCATGCCTGCTGCCCCATGGACCCTCAATTCCAGACGAGAATCAAAAACAACTACCGAAGAACCACCAGCTTTCACTAAAGTCACACTCAAG AGTGTGCCAAAACCGGTGGAATCGATGGCCCCTCAACCGAAAGCAGCTTCGCCACCTCCGGCAAGGAAACAGAgtaaaataacgataattccTTCGCAACCGAAGAACGAGAGGGtggaaaagagtgaaaaagtcgaaaaaagtgGCAAATCCGGAAGTTCTGCGCCAGGAAAAACTGGAGAAAATGGACGGACCGTTTCGACCTCTCAAAGACCTCAACAACTCGAGCGTCAAATGCGAGTAGAAAAGTCACGGTCAAGGGGTGAGAACATACCGCTCTCAAAGAGCGAAAGTACAACAG GTGCACCGACGCTCTCGAAGAGCTCCTCGAGGGCTGCAATACCGCCTCCGCCACCGCCGAGGCCACCTCCACCACCACCCGGTAGAACAATCCTCAAGGATCTACCTGCACTCACCGAAACACAACAAAAAACCCTCGAGATGCTCAAATCGAGACCGAGGAAACGTCCTGATTGGGCGTGCATGATGAAGGAAGTCGAGAGTGGAAAAAGGCTCAAACATGTACAGTGCAACGACAGAAGTGCTCCACTTATCGAGAGAGTCAACAAAGTCACCGCCGATTCGGCAG GCAAAGCCCACTTCGTCTTCGAGTCGGAAAAGTCGAATATGCACAATCAGCTGCTGAAACAAATTCAGTCGGGCGTGAAGTTGAAGTCGGTGAAAACAAACGATCGTTCGAGACCGGTGCTCGAGGGTTTGAGGAAATTCAGACGACAATTGACGATTGAGGAACAGATGCAAAAAGCGGAAAAAGCCTCGGTCGATGAGGTCGTACCGGACGAGTTGGATGACATTGACGCCGTGCGCGACGACCTTCAAAGTACCAAACAAATGCTCGCTCTTGAGCTGAGGAACAAGGAGGCGCTTGAGAGAGACAACAAGAGATTACAG GCACGAATTCTCAACCTCGAGGTCGAAGTTGAAAGAGCAAAGTCGCAGcagaacgttcaggaacacaAACAACAGGACGAAAAGTTGGCTGAGTCGTTGAAAAGAGAGGCCGAACAGGCGAGGAAAGACGCTGAGAGATTGGAAAAAGATTTCGCGCGTGTTGCCGACGAGAGGGACGAGGCGAAAAACGAGCTCGAGGAATTGAAGAGGATGTACGCTGCTCTCGAAAGGCGCATGAAGGCCG AATATTGGGAGAGCGTAGACGTCGGAGAGCCGATAATACTGTTTCCGGATGAGAACGTCGACGCATCGTGGTACGATGTTTCAGGAATGGCGCTTGCCGGGTGTCCCAGTGCTAAGGACGTCGCGAGAATCGCATCGCAAAAGAGTTTAGACAAGGCTGACAAAAGCCAAACTGGTCCGCAAGGTCAGgacgaggaagaggaggaggaggaagaagaaagtaccgaggacgaggacgaagaggaGGACTCCGAAGCCGCTGCTGAAAAACGCCTCGTTCGggaattcaaattgctcaaaacaaaaataaaaaatttcaa GGACAAGGCTGTCAATGCAAAGAAGGAAAGACACGCCTTGAGGGAgcaaataaaacaacaaaataagttgttgaaggaggaaaaaaagaagttcAAACACTTGCAAAAGGAGGTCGATAAAATGGCGAAACTCATGGGAGACactgacgacgacgaggaggaagaacacgaagaaaacgaacaggaagaggaagatgacgacgaagaaacAGAATCGGAGGAAGAGTCCGAAACCGACGAATCCGAACTCGATGACGTATGGGattccgacgacgaagacgatccGCCAGAGAAACGTCGTGTCAAATTACAG